One part of the Truepera radiovictrix DSM 17093 genome encodes these proteins:
- a CDS encoding SDR family oxidoreductase, whose protein sequence is MSTMSGKVALITGAGGGIGRATARLFAERGARVVATDVAEAGLEETAALIRDAGGEVTTLRVDVANEEDVARMVETTVSTYGRLDYAFNNAGIVGAQAPLTELAEADWERVIAVNLKGVFLGLKHELRQLAKQGTGGAIVNTASTAGVVGNPNIAAYTASKHGVIGLTKVAALEHARAGVRVNAICPGVIKSPMTDGFSGGDAAELMKDVQPVGRVGRAEEVAELVLFLCHDAVGYITGQAYIIDGGYTAQ, encoded by the coding sequence ATGTCCACCATGTCCGGCAAAGTCGCCCTCATTACCGGCGCCGGCGGCGGTATCGGCCGCGCCACGGCCCGTTTGTTCGCGGAGCGCGGCGCGCGCGTCGTCGCCACCGACGTCGCCGAGGCGGGGCTCGAGGAGACCGCCGCGTTGATCCGCGACGCCGGCGGCGAGGTCACCACGCTCAGGGTCGACGTCGCCAACGAAGAGGACGTCGCGCGGATGGTCGAGACGACCGTCTCGACGTACGGGCGCCTCGACTACGCCTTTAACAATGCCGGCATCGTCGGCGCCCAAGCGCCCCTTACCGAGCTGGCCGAAGCCGACTGGGAGCGGGTCATCGCGGTCAACCTCAAAGGGGTGTTTCTGGGGCTCAAGCACGAGCTGCGGCAGCTCGCCAAACAGGGTACGGGCGGCGCGATCGTCAACACCGCCTCCACAGCGGGCGTGGTCGGCAACCCCAACATCGCCGCCTACACCGCCTCCAAGCACGGCGTCATCGGCCTCACCAAGGTCGCGGCGCTCGAGCACGCCAGAGCGGGGGTGCGGGTCAACGCCATCTGTCCGGGGGTCATCAAGTCGCCGATGACCGACGGCTTTTCGGGCGGCGACGCAGCCGAGCTGATGAAAGACGTGCAGCCCGTAGGGCGGGTCGGACGCGCCGAGGAGGTCGCCGAGCTGGTGCTCTTTCTCTGCCACGACGCGGTGGGCTACATCACCGGGCAGGCCTACATCATCGACGGGGGGTACACCGCCCAGTGA
- a CDS encoding M20 metallopeptidase family protein, giving the protein MSTPPTPAADALHRAAQALLEETIAQRRDFHQHPEIAFEEVRTSSVIADKLETLGLSVRRNVGKTGVVAVLDSGKSGRTVLARADIDALPIQDEKSAPYRSQVAGKMHACGHDGHAAVLLSVAKLLAEHRDGLTGRVVFVFQPAEEIVGGARAMLGDGALAGLAPDAVIGLHLISDYPVGTIALRSGPAMAATGSFRMRLRGFGGHAAKPHECVDPVLIAAQLVTALQSLVSRETDPQDSAVVSVTSLHAGTAYNIIPEEVELKGTLRTFLPETRERLVGRIEALAHGLVTSLRGALELSWVTDSPAVINDPAMTERMRRVAATVVGEERVVESVPTMGGDDMALWLQQAPGCYFFVGAGNAALGADKPHHHPQFDLDEAALAVAVEALARGVLEYLQ; this is encoded by the coding sequence ATGAGCACCCCCCCTACCCCCGCCGCCGACGCCCTTCACAGGGCCGCCCAAGCCCTTCTGGAGGAGACCATCGCGCAGCGCCGCGACTTTCACCAACACCCCGAGATCGCCTTCGAGGAGGTGCGGACCTCAAGCGTGATCGCGGACAAGCTGGAGACCTTGGGCCTCAGCGTGCGCCGCAACGTCGGCAAGACGGGTGTGGTGGCCGTGCTCGACTCGGGTAAGTCGGGCCGCACCGTGCTGGCGAGAGCCGACATCGACGCGCTCCCCATCCAGGATGAGAAAAGCGCCCCCTACCGCTCGCAGGTCGCCGGCAAGATGCACGCGTGCGGCCACGACGGTCACGCGGCGGTGCTCCTAAGCGTCGCCAAGCTCCTCGCCGAGCACCGCGACGGCCTCACGGGGCGCGTGGTGTTCGTCTTTCAACCCGCCGAGGAGATCGTCGGCGGCGCGCGCGCGATGCTAGGGGACGGCGCCCTGGCGGGTCTCGCACCCGACGCCGTCATCGGGCTCCACCTCATCTCGGACTATCCGGTCGGCACCATCGCCCTGCGCAGCGGCCCCGCGATGGCCGCGACGGGCTCCTTTCGGATGCGGCTGCGGGGCTTCGGGGGGCACGCCGCCAAACCGCACGAGTGCGTCGACCCCGTGCTGATCGCCGCGCAGCTCGTCACCGCGCTCCAGAGCCTCGTCTCGCGCGAGACCGACCCGCAAGACAGCGCGGTGGTGTCGGTGACGAGCCTGCACGCGGGCACCGCCTACAACATCATCCCCGAAGAGGTCGAGCTCAAGGGGACGCTCCGCACCTTTTTGCCGGAGACGCGCGAGCGCCTCGTGGGCCGCATCGAGGCGCTCGCTCACGGCCTGGTCACGAGCCTGCGCGGGGCGCTCGAGCTGAGCTGGGTCACCGACTCCCCGGCGGTCATCAACGACCCCGCGATGACCGAACGCATGCGCCGGGTCGCCGCCACGGTCGTCGGTGAGGAGCGGGTTGTGGAGAGCGTCCCCACCATGGGCGGCGACGACATGGCGCTCTGGCTGCAACAGGCGCCCGGCTGCTACTTCTTCGTGGGCGCCGGCAACGCGGCGCTCGGGGCCGACAAACCGCACCATCACCCGCAGTTCGACCTCGACGAAGCGGCCCTGGCCGTCGCCGTCGAAGCGCTCGCTAGGGGCGTGCTCGAGTACTTGCAGTAA
- the guaA gene encoding glutamine-hydrolyzing GMP synthase: MASPTPPPPAEAPEAPASIVVLDYGSQYTRLIARRLREQHVFSVIVSADSSLEAIRAHRPKGVVLSGGPRSVYDPGAPGLPEGLLEAGLPILAICYGMQLLAHAAGGEVAPSTVREYGKAPLTRYGGELFRGVEGEFIAWMSHGDSVVRLPEGFRVVASTQDTEIAAIEDPERGLYGMQFHPEVHHTPKGRTLLENFLARTGIARDWTPEHILEVMTREVRERVGDERVLLAISGGVDSSTLGLLLNRAIGERLTAVFVDHGLLRAGEAEEVERALRGVGVNLTVVDAAERFLGALTGVADPEEKRKIIGREFIEVFNGVVRDKQAEVGHIRFLAQGTLYPDVIESSGGHGAANIKSHHNVGGLPEDLRFELLEPFRTLFKDEVRELATLLGLPPHLAQRHPFPGPGLAIRCLGPVTRERLAVLRRVDDIFVSALREFGLYDETWQALAVLTPLRSVGVMGDARTYTNTVALRAVTSVDGMTADWARLPHDFLATVSSRIVNSVPEVNRVVYDITSKPPGTIEWE, translated from the coding sequence ATGGCAAGCCCTACCCCACCCCCCCCCGCAGAGGCTCCCGAGGCCCCCGCTAGCATCGTCGTGCTCGACTACGGCTCGCAGTACACGCGGCTCATCGCGCGGCGGCTGCGCGAGCAGCACGTCTTCTCGGTGATCGTAAGCGCCGACTCGAGCCTCGAGGCGATCCGCGCCCACCGCCCCAAGGGCGTGGTGCTCTCCGGCGGCCCCAGAAGCGTCTACGACCCCGGCGCGCCGGGGTTGCCGGAAGGCCTCCTGGAGGCTGGCCTACCGATCCTGGCGATCTGCTACGGGATGCAGCTCCTCGCGCACGCCGCCGGCGGCGAGGTCGCACCGAGCACGGTGCGCGAGTACGGCAAAGCGCCGCTGACGCGCTACGGCGGCGAGCTGTTTCGCGGGGTCGAGGGGGAATTTATCGCCTGGATGAGCCACGGCGACTCGGTCGTACGCCTCCCCGAGGGCTTTCGCGTCGTCGCGAGCACCCAAGACACCGAGATCGCGGCCATCGAGGACCCGGAGCGCGGCCTCTACGGGATGCAGTTCCACCCCGAGGTGCACCACACCCCGAAGGGTCGCACGCTCTTGGAGAACTTTCTGGCGCGCACCGGCATCGCGCGCGACTGGACCCCCGAACACATCCTCGAGGTCATGACCCGCGAGGTCAGGGAGCGTGTCGGCGACGAACGGGTGCTGCTAGCGATCTCCGGCGGGGTGGACTCGAGCACGCTGGGGCTCCTGCTAAACCGCGCCATCGGCGAACGCCTCACCGCCGTCTTCGTCGACCACGGCCTCTTGCGCGCCGGCGAGGCCGAGGAGGTCGAGCGGGCTCTGCGCGGCGTCGGCGTCAACTTGACCGTCGTCGACGCCGCGGAGCGCTTTTTGGGGGCGCTGACGGGGGTGGCCGACCCCGAAGAGAAGCGCAAGATCATCGGCCGCGAGTTTATCGAGGTCTTTAACGGGGTCGTGCGCGACAAGCAGGCCGAGGTGGGCCACATCCGCTTCCTCGCGCAGGGCACCCTCTACCCCGACGTCATCGAGTCCTCGGGGGGCCACGGCGCGGCCAACATCAAGTCGCACCACAACGTCGGCGGGCTCCCCGAAGACCTTCGCTTCGAGCTCCTCGAGCCCTTTCGCACCCTTTTCAAAGACGAGGTGCGCGAGCTCGCCACGCTTTTGGGGCTGCCCCCGCACCTCGCGCAGCGCCACCCCTTCCCCGGCCCGGGCTTAGCCATCCGCTGCTTGGGGCCGGTGACGCGCGAGCGGCTCGCCGTCTTGCGCCGCGTCGACGACATTTTCGTGAGCGCGCTGCGCGAGTTCGGGCTCTACGACGAGACCTGGCAGGCGCTCGCGGTGCTCACCCCGCTGAGGTCGGTCGGCGTGATGGGCGACGCCCGCACCTACACGAACACCGTCGCGCTAAGAGCGGTGACCTCGGTCGACGGTATGACCGCCGACTGGGCGCGGCTGCCGCACGACTTTCTGGCGACCGTCTCGAGCCGCATCGTCAACAGCGTGCCGGAGGTCAACCGCGTGGTCTACGACATCACCAGCAAACCGCCGGGGACCATCGAGTGGGAGTAG
- a CDS encoding aldo/keto reductase → MHYRQLGKTGIRVSEIGFGAWGIGGGWGERDDTAALAALERALEEGITFIDTALGYGEGHSERLIGQVVGGSDREVVIATKVPPKNRLWPARKGTTLAETFPKDYVLACTDQSLQNLGKEQVDVLQFHVWDDAWAHEAAWRETVEELKRSGRIRAFGLSLNDHEPENALAALETGLVDTVQVIYNIFDQTPAERLFPACERLGVGVIVRVPLDEGGLTGAITPETTFEEGDWRASYFAGERKAQVYERTQALAFLTEDGATLAEAALRFTLSHPAVSTVIPGMRSPARVAQNAAVSDGRLLSPEVLARLKDHAWPRNFYRAD, encoded by the coding sequence ATGCACTACCGGCAGCTAGGCAAAACTGGCATTCGCGTCTCTGAGATCGGCTTCGGCGCCTGGGGTATCGGCGGCGGTTGGGGGGAGCGCGACGACACCGCGGCGCTCGCGGCCCTCGAACGCGCCCTCGAGGAGGGGATCACCTTTATCGATACCGCGCTCGGCTACGGCGAGGGGCATTCGGAGCGGCTCATCGGCCAGGTCGTCGGGGGGAGCGACCGGGAGGTCGTGATCGCGACCAAGGTGCCCCCCAAAAACCGCCTCTGGCCCGCGCGCAAAGGGACGACCTTGGCGGAGACGTTCCCCAAAGACTACGTGCTGGCGTGCACCGACCAGTCCCTGCAAAACCTCGGTAAGGAGCAGGTGGACGTCTTGCAGTTTCACGTCTGGGACGATGCTTGGGCGCACGAGGCGGCGTGGCGCGAGACGGTGGAGGAGCTCAAGCGCTCCGGCCGCATCCGCGCGTTCGGTTTGTCTCTCAACGACCACGAGCCGGAAAACGCGCTCGCGGCTCTCGAGACCGGCCTGGTCGACACCGTGCAGGTCATCTACAACATCTTCGACCAAACCCCGGCAGAGCGGCTCTTCCCGGCTTGCGAACGCCTCGGCGTCGGGGTGATCGTCCGGGTGCCGCTCGACGAAGGGGGGCTCACGGGTGCGATCACCCCCGAGACGACCTTTGAGGAGGGCGACTGGCGCGCGAGCTACTTTGCGGGCGAGCGCAAAGCCCAGGTCTACGAAAGGACGCAGGCGCTCGCCTTTTTGACCGAGGACGGCGCCACGCTCGCCGAAGCGGCGCTGCGCTTTACGCTTTCGCACCCCGCCGTCTCGACGGTGATCCCGGGGATGCGGTCGCCGGCGCGGGTCGCGCAAAACGCCGCCGTGTCCGACGGGCGGCTGCTCTCGCCGGAGGTGTTGGCGCGGCTTAAAGACCACGCTTGGCCGCGCAACTTCTACCGCGCAGACTGA
- a CDS encoding molybdenum cofactor biosynthesis protein — protein sequence MRSTNRLSVLLFATYREQAGCKEVALEVPAGATVREVAAQLEAAFPELTLQGALAAINETYAAPDAVPAAGDTVAFFPPVAGGSGAAEAGRDHLFVVSGALDLEHLHALAVAPRYGAVASFVGTVRSPNAGQPVSHIDYEGYEAMILTQMKRAAAELRGRFALGHLVFAHRLGRLTPGEASIAIVISSEHRRAALEATHAAIDRLKELLPIWKREVTEAGAQWVAGSSAAAETL from the coding sequence GTGCGGTCAACTAACCGGCTCTCGGTGCTGCTCTTTGCCACCTACCGCGAACAGGCGGGGTGCAAGGAGGTCGCGCTCGAGGTGCCCGCAGGGGCCACCGTGCGCGAGGTCGCCGCGCAGCTCGAGGCCGCCTTCCCCGAGCTCACCCTCCAGGGGGCGCTCGCCGCGATCAACGAGACCTACGCCGCGCCGGACGCCGTACCGGCCGCCGGCGACACGGTCGCCTTTTTCCCGCCCGTAGCGGGCGGCTCCGGCGCGGCGGAGGCGGGGCGAGACCACCTGTTTGTCGTCTCGGGGGCGCTCGACCTCGAGCACCTCCACGCGCTCGCTGTCGCCCCGCGCTACGGCGCGGTCGCGAGCTTCGTGGGCACGGTGCGCTCGCCCAACGCCGGGCAGCCGGTCAGCCACATCGACTACGAGGGGTACGAGGCGATGATCCTCACCCAGATGAAGCGTGCCGCCGCGGAGCTCCGCGGCCGCTTCGCGCTCGGCCATCTCGTCTTCGCGCACCGCTTGGGGCGGCTCACGCCGGGGGAGGCGTCGATCGCGATCGTGATCTCGTCCGAGCACCGCCGCGCCGCCCTCGAGGCGACGCACGCCGCCATCGACCGGCTCAAAGAGCTCCTGCCCATCTGGAAGCGCGAGGTGACCGAGGCGGGCGCGCAGTGGGTGGCGGGCTCGAGCGCCGCCGCCGAGACGCTTTAG
- a CDS encoding signal transduction histidine kinase, with the protein MKPSQRPNVVPTHRHAHYHRQELLADEGGVQVYRGIDPLNGLPVRIYAFSGEPTAPAGRISAFIPVLLASSYHEDDRGAGAGEVVSAFSASYQPVTAPVSGGHARTLLRQTATALDDAAKAGVIHGDLRPERVFYIDEAERPDVPPRRRFLLEGYGVPWPLQTGEFSPPERIGGASYAGDVFSWAMTMRALAGPLPGEVRDLLLSCLDADPESRPHARDLCAALARCSWHDASAPRPASPVRVVADPPADRDSDDSDAAAQGAGAPDATSAEAAGAGASGEAPPATPTEDAVAEPAPPEGQTEQPRGRAPHSAQHPPPRRDAVPRAGAFSGFDVADDEAERAADARLRDAFAPVRVVQARTEGQTPGADATPPGETDAPPPAADVRPTAPSAPPSDAADDALRRTDATAAYRERRERYEAVRSRAAPSAPARDRPPRREEAPRVRVGRSEADDFEVFDDIDDRAPDPTVPRGGLRVVLLSLLVIATLVLLALLLFNP; encoded by the coding sequence ATGAAACCGAGCCAAAGGCCCAACGTGGTGCCAACGCACCGGCACGCGCACTACCACCGCCAGGAGCTCCTCGCCGACGAGGGCGGCGTTCAGGTCTACCGCGGGATCGACCCCCTCAACGGTCTCCCGGTGCGCATCTACGCATTTTCCGGCGAACCCACCGCGCCCGCTGGCCGCATCTCCGCTTTTATCCCCGTCCTGCTCGCCTCGAGCTATCACGAGGACGATCGCGGTGCGGGCGCGGGCGAGGTCGTCAGCGCCTTTTCGGCCTCCTATCAACCCGTCACGGCGCCCGTGTCGGGGGGGCACGCGAGGACGCTCCTGCGTCAGACCGCCACCGCCCTCGACGACGCCGCCAAGGCCGGGGTCATCCACGGCGACCTGCGGCCCGAACGGGTGTTCTATATCGACGAGGCGGAGCGCCCGGACGTGCCCCCGCGGCGCCGCTTCCTGCTCGAGGGTTACGGCGTGCCGTGGCCGTTGCAAACGGGCGAATTCAGCCCCCCCGAACGCATCGGAGGGGCCTCTTACGCCGGGGACGTCTTCTCGTGGGCGATGACCATGCGCGCGCTCGCGGGTCCCCTGCCCGGCGAGGTGCGCGACCTGCTGCTTAGCTGCCTCGACGCCGACCCCGAAAGCCGCCCCCACGCGCGCGACCTCTGCGCAGCGCTAGCGCGCTGCAGCTGGCACGACGCGAGCGCGCCGCGCCCAGCGTCCCCCGTCCGCGTCGTCGCCGACCCCCCCGCGGACCGTGACAGCGACGACAGCGACGCAGCGGCGCAGGGCGCAGGGGCACCGGACGCGACGAGCGCCGAGGCCGCGGGTGCCGGCGCGTCGGGCGAGGCGCCCCCAGCGACACCCACCGAGGACGCCGTGGCCGAACCCGCCCCCCCCGAGGGACAGACCGAGCAGCCGCGGGGACGCGCGCCACACTCCGCTCAGCACCCACCCCCTCGCCGCGACGCGGTGCCCCGAGCGGGCGCCTTTAGCGGCTTCGACGTCGCCGACGACGAGGCGGAGCGCGCAGCCGACGCGCGGCTGCGCGACGCTTTCGCCCCCGTGCGGGTCGTGCAGGCGCGCACGGAGGGACAGACCCCAGGAGCCGACGCCACCCCCCCCGGGGAGACCGACGCGCCCCCCCCTGCCGCCGACGTCCGCCCCACCGCACCGAGCGCACCCCCCTCTGACGCAGCGGACGACGCCCTCAGACGCACGGACGCGACCGCAGCCTACCGGGAGCGGCGCGAGCGCTACGAGGCGGTGCGGAGCCGAGCGGCCCCGAGCGCCCCGGCCCGAGACCGCCCCCCCCGCCGTGAGGAGGCACCCCGCGTGCGCGTCGGGCGTTCCGAGGCGGACGACTTCGAGGTGTTCGACGACATCGACGACCGCGCCCCCGACCCGACCGTCCCGCGCGGCGGCCTCCGGGTCGTGCTCTTGTCGCTGCTGGTGATCGCCACGCTCGTCCTCCTCGCGCTGCTCCTCTTCAACCCTTAA
- a CDS encoding DeoR family transcriptional regulator, whose translation MKGRTQKVLDLVTERYIRSAKPVPSSDVAALLRVSSATVRNEFSKLEEAGYLAQPHTSAGRVPTTRGFRRYARSFLPPQPLPAAQRALLSARLRGAHGEGLLQRVASVAAELSGYAVVVSLPAEDDLFTLEVHLSPLSDTHVLAVVVLQNGLVRQLALEITPAPSERDLRDAESSLRQLALPVREFPVALSDIARREAEGVARTFLALVEAWPQLQAPRFFSYGLRNLLTEPESADPSFVRLALERAERPTAVPATSGEPEQGDAVTLFFEESLALVSAPVGWGELQARLFLLGPVRMRYPESLMIARGVADTVAERFGSFEGAVN comes from the coding sequence ATGAAAGGGCGGACGCAAAAGGTCCTCGACCTCGTCACGGAGCGCTACATCCGCTCGGCTAAACCGGTACCGTCGTCGGACGTCGCGGCGCTTTTGCGGGTGAGCAGCGCGACCGTGCGCAACGAGTTCTCCAAGCTCGAGGAGGCGGGATACCTCGCGCAGCCGCACACCTCGGCGGGGCGCGTCCCGACGACGCGGGGTTTTCGCCGCTACGCGCGCTCCTTTTTGCCGCCCCAACCCCTACCGGCGGCGCAGCGCGCGCTGCTCTCGGCGCGGCTGCGCGGGGCGCACGGCGAGGGGCTGTTGCAGCGCGTCGCGAGCGTCGCCGCCGAGCTCTCCGGGTACGCGGTGGTCGTCAGCCTACCCGCCGAAGACGACCTCTTCACCCTCGAGGTGCACCTCTCCCCCCTCTCAGACACCCACGTCTTGGCGGTCGTGGTGCTGCAAAACGGCCTCGTGCGGCAGCTCGCCCTCGAGATCACCCCGGCGCCCAGCGAGCGCGACTTGCGCGACGCCGAGAGCAGTCTGCGGCAGCTCGCCCTGCCCGTACGGGAGTTTCCGGTGGCCCTTAGCGACATCGCGCGCCGCGAAGCCGAGGGGGTCGCGCGCACCTTTTTGGCGCTCGTCGAGGCGTGGCCGCAGCTCCAAGCGCCGCGCTTTTTCAGCTACGGGTTACGCAACCTGCTCACTGAGCCCGAATCGGCCGACCCCAGCTTCGTGCGGCTCGCCCTCGAGCGCGCCGAGCGCCCGACCGCCGTCCCCGCAACGTCCGGTGAGCCCGAACAGGGGGACGCCGTGACGCTCTTTTTCGAGGAATCGTTGGCGCTCGTTTCGGCGCCGGTCGGTTGGGGAGAGCTGCAGGCGCGGCTTTTTCTCCTCGGGCCGGTGCGGATGCGCTACCCCGAGAGCCTGATGATCGCCCGCGGGGTCGCCGACACGGTCGCCGAGCGCTTTGGAAGCTTCGAGGGTGCGGTCAACTAA
- a CDS encoding EVE domain-containing protein, translating to MATPRCWLLKTEPEVFSFAELLAAPERTTVWDGVRNYQARNFLREMRRGDPVLIYHSNTRAKGVVGLATVVREAFPDPTQFDPESPYVDPKATPEAPRWVAVAVRARCALPLPVSLQTLKTHPELQGLPLVRRGNRLSVMPVGAAELEVILKLAGVTDVNHALAERTPA from the coding sequence ATGGCCACCCCCCGCTGCTGGCTCCTCAAGACCGAGCCGGAGGTCTTTTCGTTCGCCGAGCTGCTCGCCGCGCCGGAGAGGACGACCGTGTGGGACGGGGTGCGCAACTACCAGGCGCGCAACTTTCTGCGAGAGATGCGCCGCGGCGACCCCGTGCTCATCTACCACTCGAACACCCGCGCCAAAGGGGTAGTGGGGCTCGCCACGGTCGTGCGCGAGGCGTTTCCCGACCCCACCCAGTTCGACCCCGAGAGCCCCTACGTCGACCCCAAAGCCACGCCGGAGGCGCCCCGCTGGGTCGCGGTCGCGGTCAGGGCCCGGTGCGCGCTCCCGCTCCCGGTGAGCCTGCAAACCCTCAAAACCCACCCCGAGCTCCAGGGGCTCCCCCTCGTGCGCCGCGGCAACCGCCTCAGCGTGATGCCGGTCGGCGCAGCTGAACTCGAGGTGATCTTAAAGCTCGCCGGTGTTACCGACGTAAACCACGCGCTCGCTGAAAGGACCCCCGCATGA
- a CDS encoding PQQ-binding-like beta-propeller repeat protein, whose protein sequence is MITRQAVGLIALLLIFISACSQSTDLPAAALEPQFGTSRDDYAVDVAVQRRLGHVYVAGNFGERAFLRRYRRDGSLAWERQLGNRTRAVAAAVDGEGSSYLAFAEYDDPCCFLGTRRGASVIKYGASGAQLWRRSYPDLHSMAVDASGHLYVGGENAVRKYAPSGALIWERRPSNRGARITNVAVAPSGNVVAASDNGLIVKYDARGTQLFRSTRNFRYSGAVNVALGPNEEIAATYTDSGMEGTVLSAGLRVFAPDGTERWGDSVYTFGSSASPAVTFTADGHLYWTTEHWACGGSFTFDYEVWDLTCSGDDDSDPSRSAILVRKYRPDGAVVWSRVFNKHRHGTDASAAIAAASASELYVVGATESPVNGVRAGGVDAFVLRLDSQGKRVWSR, encoded by the coding sequence ATGATCACGCGTCAAGCAGTCGGTTTGATCGCGCTTCTCCTTATCTTTATCTCCGCGTGCAGCCAGAGTACCGACCTACCGGCAGCGGCGCTCGAGCCGCAGTTCGGTACCTCCCGTGACGACTATGCGGTCGACGTCGCCGTGCAGCGGCGCTTGGGGCACGTCTACGTCGCGGGGAACTTCGGCGAGCGCGCCTTTTTGCGCCGCTACCGGCGCGACGGTTCGCTCGCGTGGGAGCGCCAGCTGGGAAACCGTACCCGAGCGGTCGCCGCAGCCGTAGACGGCGAGGGCAGCAGCTACCTCGCGTTTGCCGAATACGATGACCCCTGCTGCTTTTTGGGGACGCGCCGCGGCGCGTCGGTGATCAAGTACGGCGCGAGCGGCGCGCAGCTCTGGCGCCGCAGCTACCCCGACCTCCACAGCATGGCGGTCGACGCCTCGGGGCACCTCTACGTGGGCGGGGAGAACGCGGTGCGCAAGTACGCGCCCTCGGGCGCCCTGATCTGGGAGCGCCGGCCGAGCAACCGCGGCGCGCGGATCACCAACGTCGCCGTCGCGCCGAGCGGCAACGTGGTGGCGGCGAGCGACAACGGGCTCATCGTCAAGTACGACGCTCGCGGCACCCAGCTCTTTAGGTCCACCCGCAACTTCCGCTATAGCGGCGCCGTCAACGTGGCCTTGGGGCCCAACGAGGAGATCGCCGCGACCTACACCGACTCGGGGATGGAGGGCACGGTGTTGAGCGCGGGGTTGCGCGTGTTCGCGCCCGACGGCACTGAGCGCTGGGGGGACAGCGTCTACACGTTTGGCAGCTCCGCCTCGCCCGCAGTGACCTTTACCGCCGACGGGCACCTCTACTGGACGACGGAGCACTGGGCGTGTGGTGGCAGCTTCACCTTCGACTACGAGGTGTGGGACCTGACCTGCTCCGGGGACGACGACAGCGACCCGAGCCGCTCCGCCATCTTGGTACGCAAGTACCGCCCGGACGGCGCGGTGGTGTGGTCGCGGGTGTTCAACAAACACCGCCACGGCACGGACGCGAGCGCCGCCATCGCGGCGGCCTCGGCGAGCGAGCTCTACGTCGTCGGCGCCACGGAAAGCCCGGTGAATGGGGTGCGGGCGGGCGGCGTCGACGCCTTCGTGCTCCGCCTCGACAGTCAAGGAAAACGGGTCTGGTCGCGCTAG
- a CDS encoding GNAT family N-acetyltransferase — MTLRYGRVLLKPLAELDQAAWRRIHAHFRDPEIAHLNGTPPSRLPLWLLKRILKADARRPDRETYGILDTTDDDAYIGTIELYDIRFDRATLGIIIGERSHWSRGFGPEAMRALLHRAFDELGLERVVLSTFGDNERAQHAFRKVGFREKRRVPTPRGRIDVQMELSRAAWLEDRARRTAEQLVP; from the coding sequence ATGACCCTCCGCTACGGCCGGGTGCTCCTTAAGCCGCTGGCCGAGCTCGACCAGGCCGCCTGGCGGCGGATTCACGCGCACTTCCGCGACCCCGAGATCGCGCACCTCAACGGCACCCCGCCGAGCCGGCTGCCCCTGTGGCTTTTAAAACGCATTCTCAAAGCCGACGCCCGCCGCCCCGACCGCGAGACGTACGGCATCCTCGACACCACCGACGACGACGCCTACATCGGCACCATCGAGCTCTACGACATCCGCTTCGACCGCGCTACTTTGGGCATCATCATCGGCGAGCGGAGCCACTGGAGCCGCGGTTTCGGCCCCGAGGCGATGCGGGCGCTTTTGCACCGAGCTTTCGACGAGCTCGGGCTCGAGCGCGTGGTGCTAAGCACCTTCGGCGACAACGAACGCGCTCAGCACGCCTTTCGCAAGGTCGGCTTTCGCGAAAAGCGGCGCGTCCCCACCCCCCGCGGCCGCATCGACGTGCAGATGGAGCTGAGCCGCGCGGCGTGGCTCGAGGACCGGGCGCGGCGCACCGCCGAACAGCTCGTGCCCTAA